The following proteins come from a genomic window of Burkholderia sp. PAMC 26561:
- a CDS encoding IS701 family transposase produces MDWETSFDEYLEHLCDTIGHSDRHAGLVGYCQGLMLPIARKSVEPLAAHLEPHRVSARHQSLHHFVSKSEWSDAALMEQVRRWVLPHMDPSNGLYWIIDDTGFPKKGKHSVGVARQYCGQLGKPDNCQVAVSLSVATEEASLPVTYQLYLPREWADDPARRQQAGVPDEIEFATKPQIAIAQLREARQSGAPNAVVLADAGYGNDAAFRASVGELGLQYAVGIQSSTRVWPPGLAPLPAVPSTGKVGRPRSLQRRVPGHNPVAVKDLALALDPSCYHTVSWREGTRAALSSRFAALRVRTSHRDNWQATPRDEEWLLIEWPIGEIEPTKYWLSTLPEETVVQHLVHVAKMRWRIERDYQDLKQEFGLGHFEGRGWRGFHHHASLCIAAYGFLVAQRLSQGSKKNSEVRSIPALPADYTPRGSPAHAATRI; encoded by the coding sequence TTGATGCTGCCGATTGCGCGTAAAAGTGTCGAGCCGCTGGCAGCCCATCTCGAGCCGCATCGCGTGAGTGCGCGTCATCAGTCCCTACACCATTTCGTTTCAAAATCCGAATGGTCTGACGCCGCATTGATGGAACAGGTTCGGCGCTGGGTATTGCCGCACATGGACCCGTCAAACGGGCTGTACTGGATCATCGACGACACTGGCTTTCCAAAGAAGGGAAAGCATTCGGTGGGCGTGGCCCGGCAATACTGCGGGCAGTTGGGTAAGCCGGATAATTGCCAGGTTGCTGTGAGCTTGTCTGTAGCCACCGAGGAGGCGAGCCTACCAGTCACTTATCAACTTTACTTGCCGCGGGAATGGGCGGACGACCCGGCAAGACGGCAGCAGGCCGGTGTGCCCGATGAGATTGAGTTTGCGACCAAGCCGCAGATCGCCATCGCGCAACTGCGTGAGGCAAGGCAAAGTGGTGCGCCGAACGCAGTGGTGCTGGCTGACGCGGGTTATGGAAACGACGCAGCGTTTCGTGCCAGCGTTGGCGAACTCGGCTTGCAATACGCCGTGGGCATCCAGTCGAGCACACGCGTGTGGCCACCGGGACTTGCCCCGCTGCCGGCTGTACCCTCAACCGGCAAAGTTGGCCGACCTCGAAGCCTGCAACGCCGGGTACCGGGACATAATCCAGTCGCGGTCAAGGACCTGGCACTAGCGCTCGATCCATCTTGCTATCACACGGTTTCGTGGCGTGAAGGCACTCGTGCCGCACTAAGTTCCCGTTTTGCGGCGTTGCGCGTGCGGACCTCTCACCGTGATAATTGGCAGGCTACACCACGCGATGAAGAATGGCTGCTTATCGAATGGCCCATTGGCGAAATCGAACCGACCAAATACTGGCTTTCAACTTTGCCGGAAGAGACGGTTGTGCAACATCTCGTTCACGTTGCCAAAATGCGTTGGCGCATTGAGCGTGACTATCAGGATCTCAAGCAGGAGTTTGGCCTCGGACACTTCGAGGGGCGTGGGTGGCGGGGTTTTCATCATCACGCATCCCTATGCATTGCCGCCTACGGGTTTCTCGTCGCACAGCGCCTGAGTCAAGGCAGTAAAAAAAACTCCGAAGTCCGCAGCATACCTGCCTTACCCGCGGACTACACCCCACGCGGCTCCCCAGCGCATGCAGCGACACGTATCTGA
- a CDS encoding Gfo/Idh/MocA family protein, producing MKETFVSSNLQTGIVGASAERGWARISHVPAIQQLDGLELRSVVTRKQSSANMAVEAFGAAKGYDDPKELFVDPEIDIVAVAVNVPSHRDLVLAALAAGKHVYCEYPLGRNVAEAEEMAEAARKAGVHVAIGLQLRANPAAVRAREMIMAGKIGRVLNARVVSSTVAFGSHIEHAMTFAENPENGVTLVSIQGAHTIDLAIALLGEFTDITALASTQFPQIAIAGGAPQHRTTPDHLALIARLAGGAPLSIEVIGGRPADQAAFRFEVIGETGKLVLIGGAPRGVQSGVLRLFLDDEEQTVDAGAVATPESAVNVAGVYMALRDDITSGTRTAPDFDHAVRVTRLIKDVMAASQSGSRVSASDWPCY from the coding sequence ATGAAGGAGACTTTCGTGAGCAGCAACTTGCAGACTGGTATTGTCGGCGCGAGCGCTGAGCGTGGATGGGCCAGGATATCCCACGTCCCGGCCATCCAGCAACTCGACGGGCTCGAGCTCCGGTCCGTCGTCACTCGGAAACAATCATCCGCAAACATGGCGGTTGAGGCGTTCGGCGCAGCAAAGGGATATGACGATCCGAAGGAATTGTTCGTCGATCCCGAAATTGACATCGTGGCAGTTGCGGTTAACGTTCCCTCGCACCGCGATCTTGTATTGGCCGCGCTCGCGGCGGGCAAGCACGTCTACTGCGAGTATCCGCTTGGCCGCAACGTCGCCGAGGCCGAAGAAATGGCTGAGGCCGCACGTAAGGCCGGAGTTCATGTTGCCATCGGCCTGCAGCTACGCGCCAACCCTGCGGCTGTCCGCGCGCGAGAAATGATTATGGCGGGCAAAATCGGGCGTGTGTTGAACGCACGCGTCGTGTCGTCGACCGTGGCGTTCGGTTCTCATATCGAGCACGCGATGACGTTCGCGGAGAACCCTGAGAACGGCGTCACCCTGGTCAGTATCCAGGGCGCACATACAATCGATCTCGCAATTGCTTTGCTTGGAGAATTTACTGACATCACCGCGCTAGCGTCTACCCAGTTTCCGCAGATTGCAATCGCAGGTGGCGCACCGCAACACCGGACGACCCCCGACCATCTTGCGCTTATAGCGCGGCTAGCCGGTGGCGCGCCGCTTTCAATCGAGGTGATAGGCGGCCGGCCTGCTGATCAGGCGGCCTTCCGTTTCGAAGTGATCGGCGAAACAGGAAAACTTGTCCTCATCGGAGGCGCTCCTCGCGGCGTTCAGTCGGGCGTGCTGCGCCTGTTTCTCGATGACGAGGAGCAAACCGTGGACGCGGGAGCAGTCGCTACCCCAGAGTCTGCCGTCAACGTCGCTGGCGTATACATGGCGCTGCGCGACGACATCACAAGCGGCACCCGAACTGCACCCGACTTCGACCATGCAGTTCGCGTAACGCGGTTGATAAAGGACGTGATGGCCGCATCACAGAGTGGTTCTCGCGTCTCTGCGTCCGACTGGCCCTGTTACTGA
- a CDS encoding NAD-dependent succinate-semialdehyde dehydrogenase, which translates to MTYQSINPFTEAVLRSFPEHTDAELEAVLASAELAFQNDWRGRSYEQRGAVLRRAATILNDRIDHFAVIATREMGKLLREAREEIALCADILRYYADNGEAMLAERPLVLERGEAVVHSKPIGVIFCIEPWNFPYYQLARVAGPNLMAGNTLIVKHAPSVPECALAFEELLREAGAPAGAYSNVFISNEQCANAIADRRVKGVALTGSERAGAAVASEAGKALKKSTMELGGSDAFIVLDDADIDEAVRLAVQGRMNNMGQACAGSKRFILHEAIADAFTRRFCDTLGTYVPGDPMDDQTSLAPLCSLSALERALAQINIAVARGAKVLSGGNRLQRSGYFLAPTVLVDVSPDNPVFRQEFFAPVAMVFRVASDGEAVELANDSPYGLGGSVVTTNIERGKRIAAQMDTGMVFINDTVISAPDLPFGGVKNSGYGRELSDLGIQEFVNRKLVTVTTT; encoded by the coding sequence ATGACCTACCAGTCAATCAACCCATTTACGGAAGCTGTTCTCCGATCGTTTCCTGAGCACACTGATGCCGAGTTAGAAGCAGTTTTGGCCTCAGCCGAGCTGGCATTCCAAAATGACTGGCGGGGTCGCTCCTACGAGCAGCGCGGGGCGGTTTTGCGAAGGGCCGCGACGATACTTAACGATCGCATCGACCACTTCGCGGTTATTGCCACTCGGGAGATGGGCAAGTTGTTGCGCGAGGCCAGGGAGGAAATCGCTCTTTGCGCTGATATCCTACGCTACTACGCGGACAACGGGGAGGCGATGCTCGCCGAACGCCCGCTCGTTCTCGAGCGGGGCGAAGCGGTAGTGCATAGTAAACCCATCGGCGTGATATTTTGCATTGAGCCATGGAACTTTCCCTACTACCAGTTGGCGCGTGTTGCCGGCCCTAACTTGATGGCCGGGAACACGCTCATTGTGAAGCACGCGCCTAGCGTTCCTGAGTGCGCCTTGGCGTTCGAGGAGCTGCTCCGCGAGGCCGGGGCGCCAGCGGGCGCGTACTCAAACGTGTTCATCTCGAACGAGCAGTGCGCGAATGCCATCGCTGATCGCAGGGTGAAGGGCGTCGCGCTTACAGGCAGCGAGCGCGCTGGAGCTGCCGTTGCTTCAGAGGCAGGGAAGGCGCTTAAGAAAAGTACGATGGAACTAGGTGGTTCGGACGCGTTCATCGTGCTTGACGACGCCGATATCGACGAGGCAGTGCGTCTGGCTGTACAGGGACGGATGAACAACATGGGCCAGGCCTGCGCCGGCTCAAAGCGTTTTATCCTGCACGAAGCCATAGCGGACGCATTTACTCGCCGTTTTTGCGATACGCTTGGAACGTATGTTCCGGGCGATCCTATGGATGACCAAACGTCGCTAGCGCCGCTATGCAGCTTATCTGCGCTCGAACGTGCCTTGGCGCAGATCAACATCGCGGTCGCGCGCGGCGCCAAGGTGCTTTCAGGAGGCAATAGGCTGCAACGCTCAGGATATTTCCTGGCTCCGACGGTGCTGGTCGACGTCAGCCCGGATAACCCCGTCTTTAGACAAGAGTTCTTTGCGCCAGTGGCGATGGTCTTCAGGGTGGCAAGCGACGGCGAGGCGGTAGAGCTTGCCAACGACTCTCCCTATGGACTCGGCGGCTCCGTTGTTACCACCAACATCGAGAGAGGCAAGCGTATCGCGGCCCAGATGGATACCGGCATGGTGTTCATTAACGACACGGTGATATCTGCTCCCGATCTGCCTTTCGGTGGCGTCAAAAATTCAGGCTACGGACGCGAGCTCTCCGATCTCGGTATCCAGGAGTTCGTTAATAGAAAGCTGGTCACTGTGACGACGACTTAG